In the genome of Osmerus eperlanus unplaced genomic scaffold, fOsmEpe2.1 SCAFFOLD_925, whole genome shotgun sequence, the window acacctcctctcccccccccacacacacacacctcctctcccccccccacacacacacctcctctccccccccccacacacacacacctcccccccccccacacacacacacacctcctcccccccccccccccacacacacacatcctctcccccccccccacacacacacacacctcctctcaccccacacctgtacacacctgtGGGGTGAGGTTCCTCAGCACCAGCCAGCTGCTAGTCCTGTTGGAGCTGTCTGTGCTCCAGGTGGTGCCCTCTGGAGGGGGAAAACACATGATCGACAACCAATAGTCACAATTAGGGTTGGGGGGGAAAAATTGATATTCATATTAACCTCACTATCTATTTCCATCATGGTTCTGTACTAATGTCTTATTTTTTTCCATCTCTGGAGATATTATAAACATTTGTATTAAAAATGTCTTCACAAACGCCACGGCTCTCGTGTGCTACTCGTCAACCTCTCTCACCGTTACGCGTGCGGGGTTAAACCTCAGTATGTCCGTTTGACAGGAGACAGGCGTGTCTaaccacacgtgtgtgtgtgtgtgtgtgcgacgctCCACCTAGAAGAGACTGGAGCGGGGCTGTGGCGTCGACCAGCCACACCTAAACCACTTCTGTTCCTCACAGCACTGCGATCATAGCGACAACAAGGTCTCCCAGGCCCAAGCTACTTCTTGTAAATCAGGATGCAGTTCACGATAACGATCGTGCTTTTAGTGGATGATTAGAAATAGATGATTCGAAATTGTGAACCCGGTTTTTAAAAAGGCACTGTGTGGGAGTGGCGAGGTGAACCTGGAGCGCTCACCTGACGTGTAGGAGTTGCTCCAGCCCTGGGCCAGCCCAGGGAGTTGCCCCCCCAGGTGGACGAGGGGGGCTTGGTGTTGGTGAGGCCCCGGCGGGGGCCTGGAGGGGGCGGCGGCGGTGTTGCGGGGCCCCTGGGGCACCTTCCACAGCTCGTGGGACAGGGAGGCCTGGCTGTGGGACACGGGGCCCGACGACCAGGTGGACTTCATGTCTGACAGCTtccctgagggggagagagggagggggagagcgggaggggggggagagggagggggagtgagagaggaggagagggagggggagtgagagaggaggagagggagggggagtgagagaggaggagagggagggggagtgagagaggaggagagggagggggagtgagaggaggaggagaggggggggggggagtgagaggaggagagcgggagggggggagagggaggggggagtgagagaggaggagagggagggggagtgagagaggaggagagggagggggagtgagagaggaggagagggagggggagtgagagaggaggagagggaggaggagagggagggggagagcgggaggggggggagagaggaggagtgagagaggaggagagggagggggagagcgggagggagggagtgagagaggaggagagggagggggagggaggagaagcagaacttTAGCCACCACAGTCCAGTTATAACAGGTCTCTTCAAGGCCTGTTGATAGTCTGTGTAGAGGAACTAGAGGGTGGCA includes:
- the LOC134016044 gene encoding trinucleotide repeat-containing gene 6C protein-like; this translates as MKSTWSSGPVSHSQASLSHELWKVPQGPRNTAAAPSRPPPGPHQHQAPLVHLGGQLPGLAQGWSNSYTSEGTTWSTDSSNRTSSWLVLRNLTPQVCTGVG